From Caulobacter segnis, a single genomic window includes:
- a CDS encoding heme lyase CcmF/NrfE family subunit — protein sequence MIVELGAFAVILSLMLSIAQTGLSAAGGARRSPVLAGAGRGAAVATFVAVLVAFAALIHAFVGSDFSVANVAANSHTAKPLLYKVAGAWGSHEGSMLLWCVVLTGYGAAMAFFGDSLPPRLRAYAIAIQGALGVLFLAYTVFASNPLERLLDPPIEGRSLNPLLQDPALAFHPPFLYAGYVGFSVVYSLSLAALIEGRIDAAWARWVRPWTLAAWSLLTVGITLGAFWAYYELGWGGWWFWDPVENASFMPWLIGAALLHSAIVTEKRGALPGWTAFLALAAFTFSMLGAFLVRSGVLTSVHAFAVDPTRGVLLLIMMGVAAGAGFLLFALRAPTLNPGGQFRTISRESAIVLNNILLSTATAVVLLGTLYPLIREAMDGEAVSVGAPFFNLTFVPLMVLAFAVLPAGPLLAWKRGDAKGAARKLWVVLAAAAVLGLVAYGIVQPRKALASGGLVVGFWLLGGALLEMADRLKLFRTPAGESARRARGLPRGAWGTTLAHAGLGIFVLGASFETAWRVEAAQALSLNGTQPLGAYTLTLTDVGTVEGPNYLAERGVVKVTDKSGAVVCRAEPERRFYPTGAQTTSEVAICPRVLDDIYVVLGERRAGEGGKPAWLVRAYVNPWVRLIFLGPLIMAIGGVVSLSDRRVRLGVGKRAGEVVS from the coding sequence ATGATCGTCGAGCTGGGCGCCTTCGCCGTGATCCTCTCGCTGATGCTGTCCATCGCCCAGACGGGCCTGTCGGCCGCCGGCGGCGCGCGGCGCTCGCCGGTGCTGGCGGGCGCCGGACGCGGCGCGGCCGTGGCGACGTTCGTGGCGGTGCTGGTGGCGTTCGCGGCCCTGATCCACGCCTTCGTCGGCTCGGACTTCTCGGTCGCCAACGTCGCGGCCAACTCGCACACCGCCAAGCCGCTGCTCTACAAGGTGGCCGGGGCCTGGGGCAGCCACGAGGGCTCGATGCTGCTGTGGTGCGTGGTGCTGACCGGCTACGGCGCGGCCATGGCCTTCTTCGGCGACAGCCTGCCGCCGCGCCTGCGGGCCTACGCCATCGCCATCCAGGGCGCGCTGGGCGTGCTGTTCCTGGCCTATACCGTCTTCGCCTCGAACCCGCTGGAGCGCCTGCTGGACCCGCCGATCGAGGGGCGCTCGCTGAACCCGCTGCTGCAGGACCCGGCCCTGGCCTTCCACCCGCCGTTCCTCTACGCGGGCTATGTCGGCTTCTCGGTGGTCTATTCGCTGTCGCTGGCGGCCCTGATCGAGGGCCGCATCGACGCGGCCTGGGCCCGCTGGGTGCGGCCCTGGACCCTAGCGGCCTGGAGCCTGCTGACCGTCGGCATCACGCTGGGCGCCTTCTGGGCCTATTACGAGCTGGGCTGGGGCGGCTGGTGGTTCTGGGACCCGGTCGAGAACGCCAGCTTCATGCCCTGGCTGATCGGCGCGGCCCTGCTGCACTCGGCCATCGTCACCGAGAAGCGCGGCGCCCTGCCGGGCTGGACCGCGTTCCTGGCCCTGGCGGCCTTCACCTTTTCGATGCTGGGCGCCTTCCTGGTGCGCTCGGGCGTCCTGACCAGCGTGCACGCCTTCGCCGTCGACCCGACGCGCGGCGTCTTGCTGCTGATCATGATGGGCGTGGCGGCCGGCGCCGGCTTCCTGCTGTTCGCCCTGCGCGCCCCGACCCTGAACCCCGGCGGCCAGTTCCGCACCATCAGCCGCGAGAGCGCCATCGTCCTGAACAACATCCTGCTGTCGACGGCGACGGCGGTGGTGCTGCTGGGCACCCTCTATCCGCTGATCCGCGAGGCCATGGACGGCGAGGCCGTCTCGGTCGGCGCGCCGTTCTTCAACCTGACCTTCGTGCCGCTGATGGTGCTGGCTTTCGCCGTGCTGCCGGCCGGGCCCCTGCTGGCCTGGAAGCGCGGCGACGCCAAGGGCGCGGCCCGCAAGCTGTGGGTCGTCCTGGCGGCGGCCGCCGTGCTGGGCCTGGTCGCCTACGGGATCGTCCAGCCGCGCAAGGCCCTGGCCAGCGGCGGCCTCGTCGTCGGCTTCTGGCTGCTGGGCGGGGCGCTGCTGGAGATGGCCGACCGCCTGAAGCTGTTCCGCACCCCCGCCGGCGAGAGCGCTCGCCGCGCCCGTGGCCTGCCGCGCGGCGCCTGGGGCACGACCCTGGCCCACGCGGGCCTGGGCATCTTCGTGCTGGGCGCGTCGTTCGAGACCGCCTGGCGGGTCGAGGCGGCCCAGGCCCTCAGCCTGAACGGGACCCAGCCCCTGGGCGCCTATACCCTGACCCTGACCGACGTCGGCACGGTCGAGGGGCCCAACTACCTGGCCGAGCGCGGCGTGGTGAAGGTCACCGACAAGTCCGGCGCTGTCGTCTGCCGCGCCGAACCCGAGCGCCGCTTCTACCCGACCGGCGCGCAGACCACCTCCGAGGTCGCCATCTGCCCGCGCGTGCTGGACGACATCTACGTCGTGCTGGGCGAGCGCCGGGCGGGCGAGGGCGGCAAGCCGGCCTGGCTGGTCCGCGCCTATGTGAACCCCTGGGTGCGGCTGATCTTCCTGGGCCCCCTGATCATGGCCATCGGCGGCGTCGTCTCGCTGTCGGACCGCCGCGTGCGCCTGGGCGTGGGCAAGCGGGCGGGCGAGGTGGTGTCGTGA
- the ccmE gene encoding cytochrome c maturation protein CcmE yields MSFWPKSRKARRRLTILLAVAPVLALAVGLALYGLRDSISLFYTPAQAQEAHVEPGRKVQLGGLVQHGSVVKHPGGDVEFVVADQKATAKVTYHGDLPDLFREGQGIVAEGTFDERGVFVAKQVLAKHDERYMPRDVAKALKKQGEWRGDGAPAPAYGKPTT; encoded by the coding sequence ATGAGTTTCTGGCCCAAGTCCCGCAAGGCGCGCCGCCGCCTGACCATTCTGCTGGCCGTCGCGCCGGTGCTGGCCCTGGCCGTGGGCCTGGCCTTGTACGGCCTGCGCGACAGCATCTCGCTGTTCTACACCCCCGCCCAGGCCCAGGAGGCCCATGTCGAACCGGGTCGCAAGGTCCAGCTGGGCGGCCTGGTGCAGCACGGCAGCGTGGTCAAGCATCCCGGCGGCGACGTCGAGTTCGTGGTCGCCGACCAGAAGGCCACCGCCAAGGTGACCTATCACGGCGACCTGCCCGACCTGTTCCGCGAGGGGCAGGGGATCGTGGCCGAGGGCACGTTCGACGAGCGCGGCGTCTTCGTGGCCAAGCAGGTGCTGGCCAAGCACGACGAGCGCTACATGCCGCGCGACGTCGCCAAAGCCCTGAAGAAGCAGGGCGAGTGGCGCGGCGACGGTGCGCCGGCTCCCGCCTACGGAAAACCGACCACATGA
- the ccmI gene encoding c-type cytochrome biogenesis protein CcmI, protein MIAFWIAATGLSAVTAGLVLRGAARARPVDDAQTRLEPHRRRLAEVERLALDGLLAQDELKAARAEAGRGLLAAADQSETWSRDGKGPRKIVVAALGAACVAAVGAYVALGHPEMADQPYAKRVDEWKAADPSTLEPAQIAAVLEGVAAERPKDAEPLVFLAKARAAGGDLAGAEAALRRAVRVAPKRADIWSLLGETFVMEAKGSVGADAKLAFGEALKVDPKDLRARYYLARGKIADGDVKGGLADWRALAESLPSGDAGHAALLQEIARVENTGGLPDAAPAANENPEVKGMIAGMVEGLAARLAQAPDDPDGWVRLVRAYAVLGETAKRDAALASASARFKDQPKVLSALRQAADTPAQAKVATP, encoded by the coding sequence ATGATCGCTTTCTGGATCGCAGCGACGGGGCTGTCGGCCGTGACGGCGGGCCTGGTGCTGCGTGGCGCGGCCCGCGCCCGGCCCGTCGACGACGCCCAGACCCGGCTTGAACCGCATCGCCGCCGCCTGGCCGAGGTCGAGCGCCTGGCCCTGGACGGCCTGCTGGCCCAGGACGAGCTGAAGGCCGCCCGCGCCGAGGCCGGTCGCGGCCTGCTGGCCGCCGCCGACCAGTCCGAGACCTGGAGCCGTGACGGCAAGGGGCCGCGCAAGATCGTGGTCGCCGCCCTGGGCGCGGCCTGCGTCGCCGCCGTCGGCGCCTATGTCGCGCTGGGCCATCCCGAGATGGCCGACCAGCCCTATGCCAAGCGTGTGGACGAATGGAAGGCCGCCGACCCGTCGACCCTTGAGCCCGCGCAGATCGCCGCCGTGCTGGAAGGCGTCGCCGCCGAGCGACCCAAGGACGCCGAGCCGCTGGTGTTCCTGGCCAAGGCCCGCGCCGCCGGCGGCGACCTGGCCGGCGCCGAGGCCGCCCTGCGCCGCGCCGTCCGCGTCGCCCCCAAGCGCGCCGACATCTGGAGCCTGCTGGGCGAGACCTTCGTCATGGAGGCCAAGGGGAGCGTCGGCGCCGACGCCAAGCTGGCCTTCGGCGAGGCGCTGAAGGTCGATCCGAAGGACCTGCGGGCCCGCTACTACCTGGCCCGTGGCAAGATCGCCGACGGCGACGTCAAGGGCGGCCTCGCCGACTGGCGCGCCCTGGCCGAGAGCCTGCCGTCGGGGGATGCGGGCCACGCCGCGCTGCTGCAGGAGATCGCCCGCGTCGAGAACACCGGCGGCCTGCCGGACGCCGCGCCCGCCGCGAACGAGAACCCGGAAGTGAAGGGCATGATCGCCGGCATGGTCGAGGGCCTGGCGGCGCGCCTGGCCCAGGCGCCCGACGATCCCGACGGCTGGGTGCGCCTGGTCCGCGCCTACGCCGTGCTGGGCGAGACCGCCAAGCGCGACGCCGCGCTCGCCTCGGCCTCCGCCCGCTTCAAGGACCAGCCCAAGGTGCTGTCGGCCCTGCGCCAGGCCGCCGACACGCCCGCCCAAGCCAAAGTCGCCACGCCATGA
- a CDS encoding GFA family protein, translating into MTADRGQDVIRGSCACGEIAFRPSEPPTMMATCHCGRCRKIGASTFVFVRAETFQWVKGQAEVQRLKAQPPYQYDRCFCRRCGTALGEPGAGASFPINADCLDDDPQVRLRFHEFVAEKPAWRPICDDAVQFAGHPVQAAP; encoded by the coding sequence ATGACGGCCGACAGGGGGCAGGACGTGATCAGAGGCAGTTGTGCGTGCGGCGAGATCGCGTTCCGCCCGTCGGAACCGCCGACGATGATGGCGACGTGTCACTGCGGCCGCTGCCGGAAAATCGGCGCCAGCACTTTCGTCTTCGTCCGGGCCGAAACGTTCCAGTGGGTCAAGGGCCAGGCCGAGGTTCAGCGCCTGAAGGCCCAACCGCCCTATCAGTACGATCGCTGCTTCTGCCGACGCTGCGGCACGGCGCTGGGCGAGCCCGGCGCGGGCGCGTCGTTCCCGATCAACGCCGATTGCCTGGACGACGACCCACAGGTCCGCCTCCGGTTTCACGAGTTCGTGGCGGAAAAGCCGGCCTGGCGTCCGATCTGCGACGACGCCGTCCAATTCGCCGGCCATCCGGTCCAGGCGGCGCCCTAG
- a CDS encoding ATP-binding protein, with protein MVLIAGGWTLLVVLVAGVFLTAQFRDAAIRRFDQSLAVLTDDLYAGSTIENGQLKAPFLTDIRATRAYSGRYWLILAKRPDGSLPQLVRSRSLWDSDLMLSSDQIDRLDAAPGKTLFFDMRGPQDKPLRAAAILARLPGLADPVVFLAAEDRSPIDDDADNFARITAFALLILGGGLILAVVGQVRFGLQPLFRLRREVAWVRRGKQERLDERYPEELEPLAVELNALLAHNQEVVERQRTHVGNLAHALKTPLSVMLTEASQQPGQLAEVVERQAQTMREQVDHHLRRARAAARSQTSGERTPVEPILDELAVTLERIFQDKSEGRGVEIDWRCPEDLTFQGEKQDFLELAGNVMENAGKWCKGKIRVEAAPSGEARMLLTVDDDGPGLPPEERAQALKRGQRLDENAPGSGLGLSIVDELARAYGGGVQLGESPLGGLRVTLDLPRAEA; from the coding sequence ATGGTCCTGATCGCCGGCGGCTGGACGCTGCTGGTGGTGCTGGTCGCCGGGGTCTTCCTGACCGCCCAGTTCCGTGACGCGGCGATCCGCCGGTTCGACCAGTCGCTGGCGGTGCTGACCGACGACCTCTATGCGGGCTCGACCATCGAGAACGGGCAGCTGAAGGCGCCCTTCCTGACCGACATCCGGGCCACCCGGGCCTATTCCGGCCGCTACTGGCTGATCCTGGCCAAGCGGCCCGACGGGTCGCTGCCGCAGCTGGTGCGCTCGCGCTCGCTGTGGGACAGCGACCTGATGCTGTCCTCGGACCAGATCGATCGTCTGGACGCCGCGCCGGGCAAGACCCTGTTCTTCGACATGCGCGGTCCGCAGGACAAGCCGCTGCGCGCGGCCGCCATCCTGGCCCGTCTGCCGGGCCTGGCCGATCCCGTGGTGTTCCTAGCCGCCGAGGACCGCTCGCCGATCGACGACGACGCCGACAACTTCGCCCGCATCACCGCCTTCGCCCTGCTGATCCTGGGCGGCGGCCTGATCCTGGCGGTGGTGGGGCAGGTGCGCTTCGGCCTGCAGCCGCTGTTTCGCCTGCGCCGCGAGGTGGCCTGGGTGCGACGGGGCAAGCAGGAGCGGCTGGACGAGCGCTATCCAGAGGAGCTGGAGCCGCTGGCCGTCGAGCTGAACGCGCTGCTGGCCCACAACCAGGAAGTCGTCGAGCGCCAGCGCACCCACGTCGGCAACCTGGCCCACGCCCTGAAGACCCCGCTGTCGGTGATGCTGACCGAGGCCAGCCAGCAGCCGGGCCAACTGGCCGAGGTGGTCGAGCGCCAGGCCCAGACCATGCGCGAGCAGGTCGACCACCACCTGCGCCGGGCCCGCGCCGCCGCCCGCTCGCAGACCAGCGGCGAGCGCACGCCGGTCGAGCCGATCCTGGACGAGCTGGCCGTGACCCTGGAGCGGATCTTCCAGGATAAGTCGGAAGGGCGGGGTGTCGAGATCGACTGGCGCTGCCCCGAGGACCTGACCTTCCAGGGCGAGAAGCAGGACTTCCTGGAGCTGGCCGGCAACGTGATGGAAAACGCCGGCAAGTGGTGCAAGGGCAAGATCCGGGTCGAGGCCGCGCCGTCCGGCGAGGCGCGGATGCTGCTGACCGTCGACGACGACGGTCCCGGCCTGCCGCCCGAGGAGCGGGCCCAGGCGCTGAAGCGCGGCCAGCGGCTGGACGAGAACGCGCCCGGCTCCGGCCTGGGCCTCTCCATCGTCGACGAACTGGCCCGCGCCTACGGCGGCGGAGTCCAGCTTGGTGAATCGCCCCTGGGCGGATTGCGCGTGACGCTGGACCTGCCGCGCGCCGAAGCCTGA
- a CDS encoding response regulator transcription factor has translation MRILLVEDDPDLTRQLKLALADAGYAVDHAPDGEEAQFLGETEPYDAVILDLGLPKVDGVSVLERWRRGSVTTPVLILTARGAWSDKVAGFDAGADDYLAKPFHTEELLARLRALLRRSAGHAAPSLSCGALRLDPRAARASVNGEPLRLTSLEYRLLHYMMMHQGRVIGRTELVEHLYDQDFDRDSNTIEVFIGRLRKKLGADRIETVRGLGYRLTPLEGESTE, from the coding sequence ATGCGAATCCTGCTCGTCGAGGATGATCCCGACCTGACGCGCCAGTTGAAGCTGGCCCTGGCCGACGCCGGCTACGCCGTCGATCACGCCCCGGACGGCGAAGAGGCCCAGTTCCTGGGCGAGACCGAGCCCTACGACGCGGTGATCCTGGACCTTGGCCTGCCCAAGGTGGACGGCGTGTCGGTGCTGGAGCGTTGGCGGCGCGGCAGCGTCACGACGCCGGTGCTGATCCTGACCGCGCGCGGCGCCTGGAGCGACAAGGTCGCCGGCTTCGACGCCGGGGCCGACGACTATCTGGCCAAGCCGTTCCACACCGAGGAGCTGCTGGCTCGCCTGCGGGCCCTGCTGCGCCGCTCGGCCGGCCATGCCGCGCCCTCCCTCTCCTGCGGAGCCTTGCGCCTGGACCCGCGCGCCGCGCGGGCCAGCGTCAATGGCGAGCCGCTGCGCCTGACCTCGCTGGAATACCGCCTGCTGCACTACATGATGATGCACCAGGGGCGGGTGATCGGCCGCACCGAGCTGGTCGAGCACCTGTACGACCAGGACTTCGACCGCGACAGCAACACCATCGAGGTGTTCATCGGTCGCCTTCGGAAAAAGCTGGGCGCCGACCGCATCGAGACCGTCCGCGGCCTGGGCTATCGCCTCACCCCGCTGGAAGGCGAGAGCACGGAATAG
- a CDS encoding PepSY domain-containing protein: MKTIRVLLVAAALVAALPGGASAQRRDRGPDSLGADWRAQSDQARGGVQSGQLVPLSRVIDMIARRVPGRVLDAGLEGSNYRVRWAAADGRRIDFIVDARTGQILSGG; this comes from the coding sequence ATGAAAACGATCCGTGTCCTTCTTGTCGCCGCCGCGCTGGTCGCCGCCCTTCCGGGCGGGGCTTCGGCGCAGCGTCGTGACCGGGGTCCCGACTCGCTGGGCGCCGACTGGCGCGCGCAGTCGGACCAGGCGCGGGGCGGCGTGCAGTCGGGCCAGCTGGTGCCGCTGTCGCGCGTGATCGACATGATCGCCCGCCGCGTCCCGGGCCGCGTGCTCGACGCGGGCCTGGAAGGCTCCAACTATCGCGTGCGCTGGGCCGCGGCCGACGGTCGCCGCATCGACTTCATCGTCGACGCCCGCACCGGACAGATCCTCAGCGGGGGCTAA
- the mazF gene encoding endoribonuclease MazF: MSARYVPDAGDIVWLQFDPQAGHEQAGHRPALVLSPAAYNGKRGMMLCCPMTSRIKGYPFEVVVPGVSPSAVLADQIKSVDWVARRAARKDVAPPGVLAETRAKLKALLSV, encoded by the coding sequence GTGAGCGCGCGTTATGTCCCCGACGCCGGCGATATTGTTTGGCTGCAATTTGATCCTCAAGCAGGCCATGAGCAGGCTGGCCACCGTCCCGCGTTGGTGCTCTCGCCGGCCGCTTACAACGGCAAGCGCGGCATGATGTTGTGTTGTCCGATGACTAGTCGGATCAAGGGCTACCCATTCGAAGTCGTTGTTCCAGGCGTCTCGCCCAGCGCCGTACTGGCTGATCAGATCAAAAGCGTCGATTGGGTCGCTCGCCGCGCGGCGCGCAAGGATGTGGCGCCGCCTGGTGTCCTTGCCGAGACCCGCGCCAAGCTGAAGGCCTTGCTAAGTGTCTGA
- a CDS encoding AbrB/MazE/SpoVT family DNA-binding domain-containing protein yields MHVVVKKWGNSASVRIPARVMAAADLSIDQAVDVREENGRIIIEPIREPEYDLDAMLAEMEPDTFHEDVDFGAPAGKEVW; encoded by the coding sequence ATGCACGTCGTCGTGAAGAAGTGGGGTAACAGCGCTTCGGTCCGCATTCCGGCCCGCGTGATGGCGGCGGCGGATCTGAGTATCGATCAGGCGGTCGACGTTCGCGAAGAGAACGGACGCATCATCATCGAGCCGATCCGGGAGCCGGAATACGATCTGGACGCGATGCTGGCGGAGATGGAGCCCGATACGTTTCACGAGGATGTCGACTTTGGCGCGCCTGCCGGGAAGGAAGTCTGGTGA
- a CDS encoding TonB-dependent receptor: protein MVLVSVLALLQVAAPVQETPVTNPPPPESEQTGLVDSLVVKGTRGKARGPAQPELTLDASEIQATGASTIEDLVALLAPEITTGEPDAPPPIYLANGRRISGFSEISGLPSQAIERMDVLPPATALAYGYRPNQRVVNFVLRKRFRSAAVELEENATTADGRTAERFDGDVFRLAGDERTTVGLDWRQESALFEAERDIYRVPSATAPYGLVGNLAAVTFGAEIDPALSALAGGPVTVAAAPAGAWDGPVSLARFAAGAGDPELSGIIANRSLLPSLGQGNFKAAITRDLARQVSVTLSLDLEDAKRTSFLGLPATSVRLPAGSPFSPFTGDVTVYRYLDAPWSQLREQDNSKGQLALAANGYIGDWRWAVNGAYDRSDSQTVTGRGVDSSAWKTAIAALDPAVNPFGPVPRALLKANARDVAKARSRGAKAELVLNGDVAEIPAGRVSSTVKLGGEQVSQTSDAVRNGAPLRTVYERRTLTMQGDIDVPLASRSHAVLPVLGELTASVNAGYNLETFKDRLALGAGLNWSPDRLVQVNVSFNEEQSAPNASQIVDPVVLTPSVTVFDFATGSSVTVARLEGGNTGLENDRRRTLRAGVNVKPIGRDGGPTRLTVNANWVRTHIDDPISNFPQITPALEAAFPERFTRGADGHLTAIDSRPLNFDAIDREELRGGFNLTRFIGRPKKGAPKGTKPDLKNAGQVQLSLNYVLRLRDETTLRHGLPPLDLLNGASTSRRGQPREELNFRLNAFRQGVGVNLNGAWRGASTIDAGPSNGALRFDDQTTVNLSAFYEVPRDVKAGPASSWLAGARLTLAADNLFYSRPVVRDAKGMTPQAYQPDYLDPLGRTVKLTLRKSLIAL, encoded by the coding sequence ATGGTTCTGGTCAGCGTTCTGGCGCTCTTGCAGGTCGCCGCGCCGGTGCAGGAGACACCGGTTACCAACCCGCCTCCGCCGGAGAGCGAGCAGACCGGCCTCGTCGATAGCCTGGTGGTCAAGGGGACGCGCGGCAAGGCGCGGGGGCCGGCCCAACCGGAACTGACGCTGGACGCCTCCGAGATCCAGGCCACCGGGGCCAGCACCATCGAGGACCTGGTCGCCCTGCTGGCGCCCGAGATCACCACCGGCGAGCCGGACGCGCCGCCGCCGATCTACCTGGCCAACGGCCGACGGATTTCGGGCTTTTCGGAGATCAGCGGGCTGCCGAGCCAGGCGATCGAGCGCATGGACGTGCTGCCGCCGGCCACCGCCCTGGCCTACGGCTACCGGCCCAACCAGCGGGTCGTGAACTTCGTGCTGCGCAAGCGCTTCCGCTCGGCGGCGGTCGAGCTGGAGGAGAACGCGACCACGGCGGACGGCCGCACGGCCGAGCGCTTCGATGGCGACGTCTTCCGCCTGGCCGGCGACGAGCGCACCACCGTGGGCCTGGACTGGCGCCAGGAGTCGGCCCTGTTCGAGGCCGAGCGCGACATCTATCGCGTGCCCTCGGCCACCGCGCCCTACGGCCTGGTCGGCAACCTGGCGGCCGTGACCTTCGGCGCGGAGATCGATCCGGCCCTGTCGGCCCTGGCCGGCGGCCCGGTCACGGTCGCCGCCGCGCCCGCCGGCGCCTGGGACGGCCCGGTGTCGCTGGCGCGGTTCGCGGCGGGGGCCGGCGATCCGGAGCTGTCCGGGATCATCGCCAACCGCAGCCTCCTGCCGTCGCTGGGCCAGGGCAATTTCAAGGCCGCCATCACCCGCGACCTGGCCCGCCAGGTCAGCGTCACGCTCAGCCTGGACCTGGAGGACGCCAAGCGCACCAGCTTCCTGGGCTTGCCCGCGACCTCGGTGAGACTGCCGGCCGGCAGTCCGTTCTCGCCGTTCACGGGGGACGTCACCGTCTATCGGTATCTGGACGCGCCCTGGTCGCAGCTGCGCGAGCAAGACAATTCCAAGGGCCAGCTGGCCCTGGCGGCCAACGGCTATATCGGCGACTGGCGCTGGGCGGTGAACGGCGCCTATGACCGCAGCGACAGCCAGACCGTCACCGGCCGAGGCGTCGACTCCAGCGCCTGGAAGACCGCCATCGCGGCCCTGGACCCGGCGGTCAATCCGTTCGGCCCCGTCCCTCGCGCCCTGCTCAAGGCCAACGCTCGCGACGTGGCCAAGGCCCGGTCGCGCGGCGCCAAGGCCGAACTCGTCCTGAACGGCGACGTCGCCGAGATCCCGGCCGGCCGGGTGTCCTCGACCGTCAAGCTGGGCGGCGAGCAGGTCAGCCAGACCTCGGACGCCGTCCGCAACGGCGCGCCGTTGCGCACCGTCTACGAGCGCCGCACCCTCACGATGCAGGGCGACATCGACGTGCCCCTGGCCAGTCGCTCGCACGCGGTGCTGCCGGTGCTGGGCGAGCTGACCGCCAGCGTCAACGCCGGCTACAACCTCGAGACCTTCAAGGACCGCCTGGCGCTCGGCGCGGGCCTAAACTGGTCCCCCGACCGGCTGGTGCAGGTCAATGTCAGCTTCAACGAGGAGCAGTCGGCCCCGAACGCCAGCCAGATCGTCGACCCCGTGGTGCTGACCCCCAGCGTCACGGTGTTCGACTTCGCCACCGGGAGCAGCGTGACGGTCGCGCGCCTGGAGGGTGGCAATACCGGCCTCGAGAACGATCGCCGCCGCACATTGCGGGCGGGCGTCAACGTCAAGCCGATCGGTCGCGACGGCGGCCCCACGCGCCTGACGGTCAACGCCAACTGGGTGCGCACCCACATCGACGACCCGATCTCGAACTTCCCGCAGATCACCCCGGCGCTGGAGGCGGCCTTTCCCGAGCGCTTCACGCGCGGCGCCGACGGCCATCTGACCGCAATCGACAGCCGGCCGCTGAACTTCGACGCCATCGACCGCGAGGAGCTGCGCGGCGGCTTCAACCTGACCCGCTTCATCGGCCGCCCCAAGAAGGGCGCGCCCAAGGGGACCAAGCCGGACCTGAAGAACGCCGGCCAGGTGCAGCTGTCACTGAACTACGTCCTGCGCCTGCGCGACGAGACCACCCTACGCCACGGCCTGCCCCCGCTGGACCTGCTGAACGGGGCCAGCACCAGCCGCCGGGGCCAGCCGCGCGAGGAGTTGAACTTCCGCCTCAACGCTTTCCGGCAAGGCGTCGGCGTCAACCTGAACGGCGCCTGGCGCGGCGCCAGCACGATCGACGCCGGACCCAGCAACGGCGCCCTGCGGTTCGACGACCAGACCACGGTCAACCTGTCGGCTTTCTACGAGGTCCCGCGAGACGTGAAGGCCGGCCCCGCGTCCAGCTGGCTGGCCGGCGCCCGCCTGACCCTGGCGGCCGACAACCTGTTCTACAGCCGCCCCGTGGTGCGGGACGCCAAGGGCATGACGCCCCAGGCCTATCAGCCCGACTACCTGGACCCGCTGGGCAGGACGGTGAAACTGACGCTGCGGAAGAGCTTGATCGCGCTTTAA
- a CDS encoding DnaJ C-terminal domain-containing protein, producing the protein MARDPYQELGVSRTASADEIRKAFRKLAKQHHPDTNPGDKKAEEKFKQVSAAFDIVGDAEKRKKFDLGQIDADGRETMRGGFGGQPGNGPFGGGGFGQGGFHRSNEGPEIDLSDLFGGMFGGGAGGGRGPFGGGGGAGFSPKGADIKARLDIDLEEAIKGGKKRVAFSDGRTIDVTIPVGAQEGQTLRLKGQGQAGRGGAGDALIELAVKPHPIYRREGEALVMDLPISIPDAVLGGKVEAPTPDGNVMLNVPRGSNSGQTLRLKGRGMPDAKGKRGDLLARLVVTLPDTVDQDLEKFAQAWREQKPYTPKRK; encoded by the coding sequence TTGGCGCGCGACCCCTATCAGGAACTCGGCGTTTCCCGGACCGCGAGCGCGGACGAGATCCGCAAGGCGTTCCGCAAGCTCGCCAAGCAGCATCACCCGGACACCAATCCGGGAGACAAGAAGGCGGAAGAGAAGTTCAAGCAGGTCAGCGCCGCGTTCGACATCGTCGGCGACGCCGAGAAGCGCAAGAAGTTCGACCTGGGCCAGATCGACGCCGACGGTCGTGAGACCATGCGCGGCGGCTTCGGCGGCCAGCCCGGCAACGGCCCGTTCGGCGGCGGGGGCTTCGGCCAGGGCGGCTTCCATCGCTCGAACGAGGGGCCAGAGATCGATCTCTCCGACCTGTTCGGCGGCATGTTCGGCGGCGGCGCGGGCGGCGGGCGTGGCCCGTTCGGCGGTGGCGGCGGCGCGGGCTTCTCGCCCAAGGGCGCGGACATCAAGGCGCGGCTGGACATCGACCTGGAAGAGGCGATCAAGGGCGGCAAGAAGCGCGTGGCCTTCTCGGACGGCCGCACGATCGACGTCACCATCCCGGTCGGGGCCCAGGAAGGCCAGACCCTGCGGCTGAAGGGCCAGGGCCAGGCCGGTCGCGGCGGGGCGGGCGACGCCCTGATCGAACTGGCCGTCAAGCCGCACCCGATCTATCGCCGCGAGGGCGAGGCGCTGGTCATGGACCTGCCGATCTCGATCCCCGACGCGGTGCTGGGCGGCAAGGTCGAGGCCCCGACCCCCGACGGCAATGTCATGTTGAACGTGCCCAGGGGCAGCAACAGCGGCCAGACCCTGCGCCTGAAGGGGCGCGGCATGCCCGACGCCAAGGGCAAGCGCGGCGACCTCCTGGCCCGCCTGGTCGTGACGCTGCCCGACACCGTCGACCAGGACCTGGAGAAATTCGCCCAGGCCTGGCGCGAACAGAAGCCCTACACGCCGAAGCGGAAGTAG